One window of the Anopheles cruzii chromosome 2, idAnoCruzAS_RS32_06, whole genome shotgun sequence genome contains the following:
- the LOC128278213 gene encoding ARF GTPase-activating protein Git, giving the protein MSRAKSRIQTDVCGDCGSTDPSWASINRGILLCADCCSVHRSLGRHISQVKSLRQGSWQASVLSFVNQLNAHGANSVWEHLLLDSVAPKNLKRSKPTPKDAVHPTKTDFIRAKHVQLAYVLKPSFQVDEGSSSLEQELSKQLHASVRASNLETSLRLLVQGADPNFYHDEKGSTPLHVAVKSGQLSQIELLLVYGADVNALDAQNRTPLELARHAKQSIIADRLLEAVYEVTDRLTLYLTGKKPNHAAGQHLLLPDQSKKEMSEQLKIARGKLQLVPNRMFEELVMDLYDEVDRRETEAIWATSALNPESGAVPFLPTNPHLSATRNQGRQKLARFSQPEFAGLLMDVLLDAHRRQNMANLRPIDGLLRTEGGAAASRESNLSDDEPLYDAVASDDDYAALAPVAQQALVNKSSPAAVSNVEVETLRQRIQDQELTIHELRTMIQRLASENNQLKCHIDSKEHEVQLRIDTYLNGSGASDPVQPETSGGTDPGQPPPNTTVATAAAGYTKRPVSMYEARQAPRDESRPPITQSLYSMAPVPGSPAECGMATGKPLPSFDEVQRRTDLVVRRIKELFAAMKDRTQREAFVPCAERIQLAVVDLMSLFPGTLIASESLRGALQQLNFNANLIQAECARLQQCLAVDMVGAPMNGGAAAGKGMLEGIEQNMEQVRGCAYELAMSTKILITHLQQSS; this is encoded by the exons ATGTCACGTGCCAAGTCGCGCATACAGACGGACGTGTGCGGAGACTGTGGCAGCACGG ATCCTTCCTGGGCGTCCATCAATCGGGGCATTCTGCTGTGCGCCGACTGCTGCTCCGTTCACCGCAGCCTCGGGCGGCACATTTCGCAGGTGAAATCCCTTCGCCAGGGCAGCTGGCAGGCGTCGGTGCTGAGCTTCGTCAACCAGCTGAACGCCCACGGAGCGAACAGTGTGTGGGAGCATCTGTTGCTCGATTCGGTCGCGCCGAAGAATCTGAAACGCAGCAAACCGACGCCCAAGGATGCGGTGCACCCGACGAAGACGGACTTTATCCGCGCCAAGCACGTCCAGCTGGCGTACGTGCTGAAACCGAGCTTTCAGGTGGAcgaaggcagcagcagcctggaGCAGGAACTGAGCAAACAACTGCACGCCAGTGTCCGGGCGAGCAATCTCGAAACATCACtccggctgctggtgcagggTGCCGATCCGAACTTCTATCACGACGAGAAAGGCTCGACACCGTTACACGTGGCGGTGAAATCGGGCCAGCTGTCCCAgatcgagctgctgctcgtgTACGGGGCCGACGTGAACGCTCTGGACGCACAGAACCGGACACCGCTCGAGCTGGCCCGACATGCGAAGCAATCGATCATCGCCGACCGTCTGCTGGAGGCTGTGTACGAGGTGACGGATCGGTTGACCCTGTACTTGACCGGCAAGAAACCGAACCACGCG GCCGGTCaacatctgctgctgccggaccAGTCGAAGAAGGAAATGAGCGAACAGCTTAAGATTGCCCGCGGCAAGCTGCAGCTAGTGCCGAACCGAATGTTCGAGGAACTCGTTATGGATCTGTACGATGAGGTGGACCGCCGGGAAACGGAAGCGATCTGGGCGACCAGTGCCCTCAACCCGGAGTCCGGTGCCGTACCGTTTCTTCCGACGAACCCACATCTCAGTGCCACCCGGAATCAG GGACGACAAAAGTTGGCTCGCTTCAGTCAGCCCGAGTTTGCGGGCCTGCTGATGGACGTCCTTCTTGATGCGCACCGCCGGCAGAATATGGCCAACCTGCGGCCCATCGATGGTCTGCTCCGGACCGAAGGGGGTGCCGCCGCCTCCCGGGAATCGAACCTCTCCGACGATGAACCACTCTACGATGCGGTCGCCTCGGACGATGACTACGCGGCGCTCGCTCCGGTGGCGCAACAG GCGCTGGTCAATAAATCGTCCCCGGCGGCCGTCTCCAACGTGGAGGTGGAAACGTTGCGCCAGCGAATACAGGACCAGGAGCTGACCATCCACGAACTGCGCACCATGATCCAGCGGCTGGCGTCGGAGAACAATCAACTAAAGTGCCACATCGACTCGAAGGAACACGAAGTGCAACT CCGTATCGATACGTATCTGAACGGATCCGGAGCCAGTGACCCAGTCCAGCCTGAGACGAGTGGTGGGACAGACCCAGGGCAACCACCACCCAAtacgacggtggccacagccgccgccgggtacACGAAGCGACCGGTGAGCATGTACGAAGCGCGCCAGGCACCACGGGACGAAAGTCGACCACCGATCACGCAAAGCCTCTACTCGAtggccccggtgcccgggaGTCCCGCCGAGTGTGGTATGGCCACCGGCAAACCGCTGCCGTCGTTCGACGAAGTGCAACGCCGGACCGATCTGGTGGTTCGGCGTATCAAGGAACTGTTTGCGGCCATGAAGGACCGAACGCAACGGGAAGCGTTCGTTCCGTGTGCCGAACGGATACAGTTGGCGGTCGTCGACCTGATGAGCCTCTTCCCGGGCACCCTGATCGCCAGCGAATCGTTGCGTGGTGCTCTGCAGCAGCTAAACTTTAACGCGAATCTGATACAGGCCGAGTGCGCCCGGTTGCAGCAGTGTTTGGCCGTCGACATGGTGGGTGCCCCGATGAAcggtggcgccgccgccgggaaggGAATGCTTGAGGGGATCGAGCAAAACATGGAACAGGTCCGAGGGTGCGCCTATGAGCTCGCAATGTCCACGAAAATTCTCATCACCCACCTGCAGCAGTCCTCGTAG
- the LOC128268569 gene encoding ADP-ribosylation factor 6, translating to MGKLLSKIFGNKEMRILMLGLDAAGKTTILYKLKLGQSVTTIPTVGFNVETVTYKNVKFNVWDVGGQDKIRPLWRHYYTGTQGLIFVVDCADRDRIDEARQELHRIINDREMRDAIILIFANKQDLPEAMKPHEIQEKLGLTRIRDRNWYVQPSCATTGDGLYEGLTWLTSNHKL from the exons ATGGGAAAGCTGCTGTCCAAAATTTTCGGCAACAAGGAAATGCGAATCCTGATGCTCGGTCTGGATGCGGCCGGTAAAACAA CCATACTCTATAAGCTTAAGCTAGGCCAATCAGTAACGACAATTCCAACGGTCGGGTTCAATGTAGAAACCGTAACGTACAAGAACGTCAAATTCAACGTGTGGGACGTTGGGGGACAGGACAAAATAAGACCCCTTTGGAGGCACTACTATACGG GTACACAAGGGTTAATATTCGTGGTGGACTGCGCAGACCGCGACCGGATAGACGAGGCGCGCCAGGAGCTCCATCGGATAATAAATGATCGCGAAATGCGGGACGCGATCATTCTGATATTTGCGAACAAACAGGACCTGCCAGAAG CAATGAAGCCTCACGAGATCCAGGAAAAGCTTGGTCTGACGCGGATACGCGACCGGAATTGGTACGTGCAGCCCTcgtgcgccaccaccggggacGGGCTCTACGAGGGTTTGACGTGGCTCACGTCCAACCACAAATTATGA
- the LOC128267744 gene encoding elongator complex protein 2 has product MLLKTLYTAAACNRTPHALDWADDGLIYFATKNAIAVLDPAYHGSVKIVRTLAGHKAQINVVRAVRHGSDCHGGIHLLSGSNDGTCILWNTAASDSVVPAARFILSGHSKGVTTVEAFVEPSNRLLVASGSVDSTIKLWHAADDGGSRFECFQTLDLRTGLTFGLRLFPLASSNVTMLAYTTDTDMINLCVEQQVAAGDARRSFVQVEQLKGHFDWVRGIDYVRLPGSHDCLLASSSQDTFIRLWRISPRESLRKQKAYAEIGQHEDITLEERTFSVRAADGKDYHYALSLESVLQGHEGWVYGVHFCVRSDDQVYLLSSSIDKSLIGWTPSESGVWVESVRVGEVGGSSLGFYGGKFAPDGRSIIGHGFQGSFHLWHEDSAGLWKPGTIVGGHFGGVRDLAWDPAGGEYLVSLSDDQTTRIHAPWRRPSVEDVEQITWHEIARPQVHGYDMQCLALLSRYRLASAAEEKIIRIFQAPRNFVDNFRALCGLTDDSEGDSVVEGNPMGASVPSLGLSNKAVFDVEQPATEGRHIKDMYPEHYFNPVSMDRPPAEETLMQNTLWPEIQKLYGHGNELYSVTVSPDGRLIASACRAASADHAQILLWDTTSWRIVQQLSAHQLTVTQICFSPNNRLLLAVSRDRTFSVFERSTEAADDGGSPDFQLRMRSDKKNGVHTRIIWCCDWSHDSETFATGSRDGKVVAWKRNESGKPNYVPRAVLDLKNESITALAFARRKIVNDRYLVAIGLERGTIKLYALGEWTMLLDIDVSNAHHLTVKRLSFRPHVESHQLASCGEDGLVRVYSIEV; this is encoded by the exons ATGTTGCTGAAAACGCTTTATACGGCCGCGGCGTGCAACCGGACACCACACGCACTGGACTGGGCCGACGATGGGTTGATATACTTCGCCACCAAAAATGCCATAGCCGTGCTCGATCCCGCC TACCACGGTTCGGTGAAAATTGTACGTACCTTGGCGGGACACAAGGCCCAGATTAACGTGGTTCGGGCGGTGCGCCATGGTAGCGACTGCCACGGTGGAATTCACCTTCTCTCCGGGTCGAATGATGGTACCTGCATCCTGTGGAACACAGCGGCCAGCGACAGCGTCGTGCCCGCTGCGCGGTTTATCCTCAGTGGTCATTCCAAAGGCGTCACGACGGTAGAAGCGTTTGTGGAACCATCAAACCGGCTGCTCGTGGCAAGTGGCTCGGTGGACAGCACCATAAAGCTGTGGCAcgccgccgatgatggtggcagCCGTTTCGAGTGCTTTCAAACGTTGGATCTACGGACGGGGCTTACGTTCGGTTTGCGGCTGTTTCCCTTGGCATCCTCGAACGTTACTATGTTGGCTTATACGACTGACACGGACATGATCAATCTGTGCGTCGAACAGCAGGTAGCAGCAGGCGACGCCAGGAGGAGCTTTGTTCAAGTGGAACAGCTAAAGGGCCACTTTGATTGGGTTCGGGGCATCGATTACGTGCGTCTGCCCGGGAGCCATGACTGCCTGTTGGCAAGTAGCTCTCAAGACACCTTCATCCGACTTTGGCGCATATCTCCGCGCGAGTCACTGCGGAAGCAGAAAGCGTACGCCGAAATTGGCCAACACGAGGATATAACGCTTGAAGAACGAACATTCAGTGTCCGTGCCGCGGACGGCAAAGACTACCACTATGCGCTGTCCCTCGAATCGGTGCTGCAGGGCCACGAAGGTTGGGTTTACGGGGTACACTTTTGTGTGAGAAGCGACGACCAGGTGTACCTACTGTCGAGTTCGATCGATAAGAGCCTCATCGGGTGGACACCGTCCGAGAGTGGCGTTTGGGTGGAGAGCGTCCGGGTGGGTGAGGTCGGCGGTTCCTCGCTCGGGTTTTACGGTGGTAAATTCGCTCCGGATGGACGATCCATCATTGGGCACGGGTTTCAGGGAAGCTTTCATCTTTGGCATGAAGACAGTGCTGGGCTGTGGAAGCCAGGAACTATCGTTGGTGGCCACTTTGGTGGGGTACGGGATCTTGCTTGGGACCCGGCCGGTGGGGAGTATTTGGTCAGTCTGTCCGACGATCAAACTACACGAATTCACGCCCCGTGGCGTCGACCGTCGGTGGAGGACGTGGAGCAGATCACGTGGCACGAAATTGCACGTCCTCAGGTGCACGGGTATGATATGCAGTGCCTAGCGTTACTGTCCCGCTACCGGTTGGCCAGTGCGGCGGAGGAGAAAATTATACGGATTTTCCAGGCACCGCGTAACTTTGTGGACAACTTCAGAGCCCTTTGTGGACTGACCGACGACAGCGAAGGGGATTCGGTGGTGGAAG GTAATCCGATGGGAGCCTCAGTTCCTTCGCTGGGGCTTTCGAATAAGGCAGTGTTTGATGTCgagcaaccggcaaccgaagGAAGGCACATTAAGGACATGTATCCGGAGCACTACTTTAACCCCGTTTCGATGGACCGTCCTCCGGCTGAGGAAACGCTCATGCAAAATACACTCTGGCCCGAGATCCAGAAACTCTACGGTCACGGAAACGAGCTTTACTCGGTCACAGTGTCTCCCGACGGTCGCCTGATTGCTTCCGCTTGTCGGGCGGCCTCTGCGGATCACGCTCAAATTCTGCTCTG GGACACCACAAGCTGGCGCATTGTCCAGCAGCTGTCCGCCCATCAGCTCACCGTCACACAGATATGCTTCTCTCCGAACAATCGACTACTGCTGGCCGTGTCTCGAGATCGAACTTTTTCCGTCTTCGAAAGATCGACCGAAGCGGCTGACGATGGTGGATCACCGGATTTTCAGTTACGCATGCGTTCCGACAAGAAGAATGGTGTGCACACGAGGATCATTTGGTGCTGTGATTGGTCACACGATTCCGAAACGTTCGCTACCGGATCGCGTGACGGGAAGGTGGTCGCTTGGAAGCGTAATGAATCTGGCAAGCCAAATTACGTCCCACGGGCGGTGCTGGATCTAAAAAATGAATCCATCACGGCACTGGCCTTTGCGCGGCGTAAGATAGTCAACGATCGGTATCTAGTGGCGATCGGTTTGGAAAGGGGTACCATCAAGCTGTACGCCCTCGGCGAATGGACCATGTTGTTGGACATCGACGTATC AAACGCTCATCATTTAACGGTGAAACGGCTTTCGTTCCGGCCGCACGTTGAGAGTCATCAGCTGGCCAGCTGTGGAGAGGACGGTCTTGTTCGTGTTTATTCGATAGAGGTGTGA
- the LOC128267178 gene encoding carboxypeptidase N subunit 2-like: protein MENLRATENDDFDIIFGSGTTHIYEIAHSNILTLPRISNEYEITVKAIGVHLERIDNGTFEKIKDLDLSYNRLQVFSPFAVQQPELLLHLKLKGNPSLKDLTFVRSFEALETLDLSEMELETERIDFKAFAKMKGLRKLNLSRNRIAYLPAGAFAVRRKRWISIDLSDNFITQLATGVFNNSIGLLDLSHNAVGVVEKKTFRNVNSVNLQNNSLQTVDAKAFENVKHLNLAGNGMLKNFEFLHHLPMLTSLNMSRMSFRFLPTDKTFFAHVGNLNTLDLSNNLIDDLPLDVFANLTRLISLDLSNNTESRLIYR from the coding sequence ATGGAGAACCTGAGGGCCACCGAGAACGATGATTTCGATATAATTTTCGGATCGGGAACAACACACATCTACGAGATTGCCCACAGTAACATCCTTACGCTGCCGCGGATCAGCAACGAGTATGAGATAACCGTGAAGGCCATTGGAGTGCACCTGGAGCGCATCGACAATGGCACGTTCGAGAAAATCAAAGACCTGGATCTGTCCTACAATCGCCTGCAGGTGTTTTCACCATTCGCAGTCCAACAACCCGAGTTGTTGCTGCATCTAAAACTAAAAGGCAACCCCAGCTTGAAGGACTTGACGTTTGTGCGATCGTTTGAAGCACTGGAAACACTGGACCTGTCGGAGATGGAGCTAGAAACGGAACGAATCGATTTCAAAGCGTTTGCCAAAATGAAGGGTCTAAGAAAACTGAACCTCAGCCGCAACCGCATCGCGTACCTTCCGGCCGGAGCCTTCGCAGTTCGACGCAAACGCTGGATTTCGATTGACCTCAGCGACAACTTTATCACCCAGCTCGCCACGGGAGTATTTAACAACTCGATCGGATTGCTCGATCTGTCACACAATGCCGTCGGGGTGGTAGAGAAAAAAACCTTCCGCAATGTGAACAGTGTCAATCTGCAGAACAACTCTCTCCAGACGGTCGATGCGAAAGCGTTCGAAAAtgttaaacatttaaatttggCCGGCAACGGGATGCTGAAGAACTTTGAGTTTCTGCACCACCTGCCGATGCTGACGTCGCTCAACATGTCGCGGATGAGTTTTAGATTTTTACCGACGGATAAGACGTTTTTTGCGCACGTCGGCAACCTCAATACGCTCGATTTGTCCAACAATCTAATCGACGACCTACCGCTGGATGTGTTTGCCAATCTTACCCGACTGATTTCGCTCGACCTGTCCAACAATACGGAAAGCCGATTGATCTACCGCTGA